CTTCGCATCCGCCTTCTTGTCGCCCTCGTCCTGACCCTTCAGGTCCTTGGACAGCGACGAAGCGTACGCGAGCGTGCGGCCCGTGGAGTCGTCCACCACCTGGGCGTAGATGTGCTTGAGGCTCTTGTAGACCGTGAGCCGCGGCCGTTCGGTCGTCCCGGACAGCTTCTTGCGGATGCGGTTCTTCCTCTTGAGGCGCTGATCGATCTTCGTAGGCATGGCTGCTTCCTTTTCCGTCCGGCGGCGATGCGGCCTTCCGCCACCGGATGATGCCGCCAGGCCCCGAGGGCCCGGCGAATTTTGGAACACTCAGGACAGCCGGGACGACTAGGTCGTACCGGTCTTGCCCTCCTTGCGGCGGATGCGCTCCTCGGAGTACTTGATGCCCTTGCCCTTGTAGGGCTCGGGCGGACGCAGCGAGCGGATGTTCACCGCCGTGGCGCCCAGCACTTCCTTGTCCGCGGAGCGGAGCGTCAGACCCACCGTGGGAAGGCTGTCCTCGGTACGGGGCGCCTTGTCGACCTCGGCCGTCACACCCTCGGGGAGGTTGAAGACCACCGGGTGCGAGTAGCCCAGCGAGAAGTGGATGGCCTTGCCCTTCACCTCGGCGCGGAAACCGACGCCACGGATGTCCAGCTTCTTCTCGAAGCCCGTGGACACGCCCTTGGCGGCGTTCGCGAGGATGGTGCGGGTCAGGCCGTGCAGGCTGCGCGCCTCGCGGGAGTCATCCTCGCGCAGCACGTTCACCTGGCCGTCCTTGACCTCCACCTTGACCTTGGCGGGAAGCTTCACCGACAGCTTGCCCTTGGGGCCCTCGAAGTTCACCTGCTGGCCGGCGACGACGGCCTTCGTCTTGTCGCCGAGCTTGATCGCCAGTTTTCCAATCCGACTCATGGTTGCCTCGGTCCTGTCTGCCCGGGGGGCGCACCCTCGCGGGGCGCCACTCCTGGGCGGCTGGCTAGTAGACGGTGCAGAGCAGCTCGCCGCCGACCTTCTGCTTGCGAGCCTCGGAGTCCACCATGATGCCGCGCGAGGTGGAGAGGATGGAGACGCCCAGGCCGCCGAGAACCTGCGGAATCTCGCGCACCGCGACATAGCGGCGCAGACCGGGCTTCGACACGCGGCGGATGCCGGTGATGGCGGGGGCACGGTCCGGGCCGTACTTCAGCCCGACGACGATGTTGTTCTGCGGCTGGAGCTCCTCGACGGAGTACTCGCCGATGTAGCCCTCGTCCTTGAGGACCTTGATGATCTCGAGCTTGAGCTTCGAGTGGGGAATGACGACCTTGTCGTGCCGCGCGCGGGAGGCGTTGCGCAGGCGGGTCAGCATGTCGCCGACGGGGTCATTGACCGGCATGGGATACCTTCTCAGAGGCAGGGCCCCGTCAGGGTGCCCCGCGTTCGCAACCGCTCCGCCTGCCGGGCCCATCCCGGGGGTTCGCAGCGGCTGCCACTTCGTACAGCGGAACTTCGAGCGCGTGCTTCCTTCCGGGAGCACGCCCAGGGCGCCCTGCCTGCCCTCACGGGCCTGCCAGGCGCCCTGCCCTTCCGGCTACCAGGACGACTTGGTCACGCCGGTGATCTCACCGCGCAGCGCGCGGTGACGGAGGCAGATGCGGCACATCTTGAACTTGCGCAGGAAGGCGCGCGGCCGGCCGCACAGCGGGCAGCGGTTGTACTGGCGCACGGCGAACTTCGGCTTGCGCTTTGCCTGGGCAATCTTGGAGAGCTTGGCCATGTGTCGTGGAGTCCTTGGCTCGAGGCTTACTGGCGGAACGGCATGCCGAAGTGACGCATCAGCGCCAACCCCTGCTCGTCGTTCGCCGCGGTGGTGACGAAGCTGATGTTGAGCCCCTTCACCTTCTCGATCTGGTCGTAGTTGATCTCAGGGAAGATGATCTGCTCGCGCACGCCGAGCGTGTAGTTGCCCTTCCCGTCGAACGCCTTCGGGGACACGCCCTTGAAGTCACGCACGCGCGGCAGCGCCACGGTGATGAGGCGGTCCATGAACTCGTACATGCGCTCGCCGCGCAGCGTGACGGCGGCGCCGATGGCCTGGCCCTGACGCAGCTTGAAGTTGGCGATGGACTTGCGGGCGCGGGTGACGATGGGCTTCTGGCCGGTGATCGCCGCGAGCTGGTCGACCGCCGACTCCAGGATCTTGTTGTTGGCGAGCGCCTCGCCCAGACCCATGTTGACGACGATCTTCTCCAGGCGGGGAACCTGCA
The nucleotide sequence above comes from Pyxidicoccus xibeiensis. Encoded proteins:
- the rplF gene encoding 50S ribosomal protein L6 — translated: MSRIGKLAIKLGDKTKAVVAGQQVNFEGPKGKLSVKLPAKVKVEVKDGQVNVLREDDSREARSLHGLTRTILANAAKGVSTGFEKKLDIRGVGFRAEVKGKAIHFSLGYSHPVVFNLPEGVTAEVDKAPRTEDSLPTVGLTLRSADKEVLGATAVNIRSLRPPEPYKGKGIKYSEERIRRKEGKTGTT
- a CDS encoding type Z 30S ribosomal protein S14, with product MAKLSKIAQAKRKPKFAVRQYNRCPLCGRPRAFLRKFKMCRICLRHRALRGEITGVTKSSW
- the rplR gene encoding 50S ribosomal protein L18 encodes the protein MPTKIDQRLKRKNRIRKKLSGTTERPRLTVYKSLKHIYAQVVDDSTGRTLAYASSLSKDLKGQDEGDKKADAKRVGTLIAQKCKAANVEAVVFDRNGFPYHGRIAAVADAAREAGLKF
- the rpsH gene encoding 30S ribosomal protein S8, producing the protein MPVNDPVGDMLTRLRNASRARHDKVVIPHSKLKLEIIKVLKDEGYIGEYSVEELQPQNNIVVGLKYGPDRAPAITGIRRVSKPGLRRYVAVREIPQVLGGLGVSILSTSRGIMVDSEARKQKVGGELLCTVY
- the rplE gene encoding 50S ribosomal protein L5, encoding MADEKKADQKEKKAKRGKKEEAKKVGFAANIEEGLESKPARMKLRFFKEGVPALMKELSLKNPMQVPRLEKIVVNMGLGEALANNKILESAVDQLAAITGQKPIVTRARKSIANFKLRQGQAIGAAVTLRGERMYEFMDRLITVALPRVRDFKGVSPKAFDGKGNYTLGVREQIIFPEINYDQIEKVKGLNISFVTTAANDEQGLALMRHFGMPFRQ